A segment of the Lycium ferocissimum isolate CSIRO_LF1 chromosome 10, AGI_CSIRO_Lferr_CH_V1, whole genome shotgun sequence genome:
TTAATTTGTTCAGATTTTGCCCTTATTATCTTAACGGTTCTACCCTTTCTCCTGTCGTCTCTATTATAGTTGAAGCTTAATTACTGGCAAAGGCAACTATAAGCGGATAAAAAGGAATTATATCAATTGCAGCAATTACCAGAAGTAGCAGGATATATTATAATCATTAGATTAAATGGAAACAATCTTTTGATCACACTTTGAAGCTAGATggtgaacacacacacaccactaCTAAAACATAAAGACGACTGAACAACAGTAACTATAGAGTGCTGCGGAAGCTTAATCAGCTATCTACTCCAATAGCACTAGTCTTATTTATTCCATCTTGTATGCCCTATATTTTTTGCCTCCTGCTACCATGCATAAGTTACCGAACAATTCTTACTGCACCCTGCGACATTCATAAACAACcaaataattaagaaaagagaaattaaaaaataaaaaggaaagaacagACGTATAGTTTGACAGATTTGTGCAAATTGATGTAAACGTTCTTACATATATAGATTTAGTATAAGGTACTACTAATAAAGGATCAAGCTCAATTGACATAAGCGGTGGCGGCCTAGGCTGTTGGTCtaagcattttgatttattaCTTCCTCTACTATTAATTTCAATCTATGTTGACCATTTTCTTATTTCTATGTTCCATaaataatgatatatttttatatttaagaaaaaaggtaattttcaactttcattggCGAGGATCGTTAGGGTAGAGGGGGAGTAGCTAGAGAATTAAGATATAGGTTATTAGAAAGTACGTACGTGGAGCAGTCAATGGAAGGGCTAATCTTGTAGGGAAGGTTGACACCACATTTGCCAGGGAGACTAGCAGCAATGCCGAAGTTTATGCCGCTGATGCTTCCAGCAGCAGATTTAATACAGTTACAAGCCGCCTGGCGATCAGGAGTGGTGGTAGCTTGGCCGTTGAGGGTCTTAATCCCACTGCAACATGCTTCTGGAAGAGGACCGCCTTTCGTAACGTAGTTGATGCATGGTGTTAGGTTTGAAACGACCTGTCCACACGAAATAGCTGCTTCTGCATGGGCAGCTACTGCTGCCATGCATATGACCACCAACAATGCTACCTTCACCATGTTAAATATGTATTTGCTACAAAAGAGTGCTATGGACTAGTGTTTGGTTCTTGCAAATTCTACTTGGTGTGTCTGATAAAGGTTGTGAAAGAGCTCTTTATATAGAGGAGTTTGTAACTAAGTATTCGGATCTAGCCAGAACTAGGTGTAAGCTCATTAGCTAGGTATGGTTGGTAGTTGGGTACAATTGAATGCCGCTTTTTTCCGTACTGTTTCCTGACCTAATTGAATTTAGGTTGGTGTACGAAATATTACAAGCTAGCTTTTCTTGAGTTTCAGGAGTAATGTGTTCACAGTTTGAAGTTTCTATTATTCCTTGttttattgttgtttctttttctttttttttctttacccTTTTATCTTTGCCGTCCAATTTATTAAGCaactaaaattgaaataagTACTATTGATAAAACATGTATTATGGAAGGTTTTTGGCTTTTGCGAATTCTACTTGGTGTGTGAAAAGGTTTGTAAAAAAGAGCTGCTTATGTAGAGAAGTTTGTACCTATGAATTCCTGTCTGCTAGGGTAAGTAAATTCATTAGCTGGATGTAGGGTTGTGCATTCGGTTTTTGATTTGATTTCGGTTTTTCaggttttgatttaaaaaagatACAATCTAATCCGAACCAAAATAACCTTTGgtttaatttgatttggtttttctCTTTTCTGTTCCATTGTTTCGATTTGGCTATTTGATTGCGTTATATAAGATAATTAACATAATTAAATAGATATATTTGAATGGCggaaaataatacataatataaagaGTGAAAAATAATAACGTCAAATCTCGATCTTAAATGTATTTTACAATGTATGTCACACGTGTAGAACTGTAATACACAATATTtaaaaggccaaacccatcgccAGCCCCCTGTGGTCGTCCagttctttcacttgaacacctCAAGTGACCTTTATTCCATTTAGACATCTCAAGTGGACAACTGgtgtttcatttagacacttttttcGCAATCAGCTAAAATTGCAAAATGAGTGTCATCCACTCGCGAATGACGTGGCAGGGTGACTAATTAAAATAGGACATGTGGCAATTGGgtgtaaaataataatttaaaaatcaattacaagaaaaaagaaaaggaaaaaattatttttcaccaaaataaataaataaattacctACTTTTCTAAACCCTCCCCCACCTACCCTACCCCACCCCTCCTTCCCCGTTTCTGCTCTACTACTGCTGAgcaccattttttttcttctaatggctccatttttatttttttgttttcattagaTTTTGATCCATTTTGGAAGCATATAATTCAAAATTTGGCACTAATCTATAGCCcccatttcattatttttttgtttttgcagtCCTCCAATTCGGAAATTTGATTTTCGAATTTGAAGCTTTAAGTTACGTTAATGGCGAGttcctcaaatctcaaccaaatAGCACCAAATTTCGGATTCGAACTCCTCTCGACGTTCCGGTTCTTTTGAGATATCACCCACTGAAAATGGAGCCCGTTTGAGGCAACCCGAAAATTCAAATTGGAAGCTTTGAGCTTCAACAATGGCGGCTTCAGCTTTCTTCTTCAATGGAGATATGCtacattcaatccaaactaACAAAACAGTGATTTTGATAGCTCCTTCAATTGATTTTGAATTATGGAAAGGTGAAATTATGGTGGATATGGTGAAGAAAGTGGTAGGAgggaggaagaagatgaaggagaaaaaaaaaaaacacaaaattatTCTCTTTCACGCTCCAAAAAAATGTGAAGGACACGCACATTGCCACCTCTGCAAAAGGTGTCTAATAACACATTTTAATTCAAGTTCAGATGTCTAAATGGAAAAGGGCGTACTTGAGGTGTCTAAGTGAAAGATCTGGAGCACTTTAGGTGGCTcccgatgggtttggcctattTAAAAGCATATAAATACATGTTAATACCTTAAAGATTGAGAATGAATAGTTTTATACCAATGAATAGTTTTATACCGTAATACAATAGTTTTATACCGTAATACAAATAGAGTCGGTAAGTAATAAAGGCTGAAAGTGATAAAATACACAAACTTCCCAAATGATAGtgtatgttaaataaaaaataagataatatttatatatatcacTCTCTCCGTtgcaatttatttgtcttaattTCTTCTTAATCTATTTAAAAAGAACGTACCTTTCCTAATTTGACAACTTTTTAATTTCAATATCTCACCTTTCATGTTTAAAACCACGAGATTAAAGGACATTTCCCATATTTTTAGTTCAAGATCCAAGATTCTAAAGtcgtttttactttttaaactTTATGCCCTGTCAAATTAagacaaacaaaataaaacggaAGGTTAAACAACAGTTTcacaatttttgtttttgtaaatCTAAATCAAAATCgaaaaacagaaaaacaaaTCCAAATTAAAGTTCAATGTGTTTCGGAATTAATTCTCCGATTTAATTTGAATAGTGCACACCCTAGCTAGATGCTTGGACAGTTGGAAGTTGAAATACAATTAAATGCTTTTTCTTGATGTTTCATGATGTGATTGAATTTAAGGTGTTGTACGAATGTTAATTTATCTAAAGCTACGTGTTATTTCGCCGTTCGTTCATGTCCTTTTCACTTTGGTTGTTCTTCTTTCAacgttttattttgttgttttctcCGTATAACTTTGTTGTCCAATTATTAGCATGAAgcaaggaaaataattttcacctctagtttctttgattatcataattaaatcatTAAAATATTCTCTAGCTGATAGTTATCACTAGAGACACACGAAGGGTATTCCTGTAATTTCACTTCGAGTCTTGCTGTCCCTATCACTTCAAAGAGCTCACGTGTCGTTGTCCCCATTTGTTCCATTTTCTGGTTCTTTGCTTTTCTCCTTTCATGTCCGTCTCTAGGTTGGATCTTTAGATTTctctttggtattttggtttaATTCTCAGCAGATCACACTTCTTCTTTATATATAATAAGGAgtcgtttggacatgattttaaactataatttaaaattatatttaaatatataattttgatattttattttctcttatagacataaaaatctcacaaattgtgaaaactatcaaaatattctcaattcttatacaatcttactaaATGAGCAAGTGACAaaacagcaaaaaaaaaaatctttgattgttgttttcttcttctaaatTTGTTAAATCAATAACATTGAGAAAAAGCTATTTATTCTTCCCAACTTTGTTACTTCAGGGACTACTAGCTGCAGACCAAAACTCACAAGATAGTTCCCACTCAAAACCCGTAAGAACAAAATGAAATCAGGAAGAGACATCTAAAAAgcaatgaaaaaaaagaaaaagagaaagaaaaaaaattgagcaaaATTTTTAGCAAAAATTGTGGACTCTGATTGTCTGTTACGACTTCCGAGTAAGAGATTGGGATGAAGTTCGTAGAGATGAAGAATTTTCTAGACCTGCGTACTGGGCAGTGGGCATTAGCTAAGACGTGAGATTTACCCGGCGGATTTAGAGGGTGCCGAGGGTGTtccgaacaccctcggcaaaaattacagtgtatatatagggtagattttctgtgtttatgtacatatgttaacTTTTGAATACCCTGAACGAACGCAAAAGGTTAACTCAAGTggtccagggtgttcaaaattatcTCTAGCATCCTAGGTTCGATTCTCAGggacaatattattttttatatttagatttGGTTGTTTTTTCCGAACCCCATGAGTGAAAATTTTGCAACCGCCACTGTTACCAAAATGTCATTATTTCTGAATTTACAAAAATGGCCTTGGATGATCATCTTGGCTCTTCTATTATAGAAATAGACTAGATGGCGTATgca
Coding sequences within it:
- the LOC132034216 gene encoding non-specific lipid-transfer protein-like, whose protein sequence is MVKVALLVVICMAAVAAHAEAAISCGQVVSNLTPCINYVTKGGPLPEACCSGIKTLNGQATTTPDRQAACNCIKSAAGSISGINFGIAASLPGKCGVNLPYKISPSIDCSTVQ